The following proteins are co-located in the Maridesulfovibrio sp. genome:
- a CDS encoding ABC transporter permease, whose product MDFILTGFWQAFVLLFSADPETYSAIYTTVCVTTISISATLIIGAPLGFLLGYHEFPGKRCLRLLADTMLSFPTVVIGLLVYAMLSRRGPMGEMELLFSIPGIAVGQTLLGLPIVIAMMATAVENLDLRLKQTLLTLGASHGQILRTILWEARYSLILAAAAAYGRIVSEIGISMMVGGNIKWHTRTITTAIALETGKGEFAMGIALGLVLMIIAFAVNYSMSGVRKRAGQ is encoded by the coding sequence ATGGACTTTATTTTAACCGGCTTCTGGCAGGCATTTGTACTGCTCTTTTCCGCTGACCCGGAAACATATTCCGCCATTTACACCACCGTCTGCGTGACGACCATTTCCATCAGTGCGACTCTGATTATCGGTGCGCCTTTGGGCTTTCTGCTCGGCTATCACGAATTTCCCGGTAAGAGGTGTTTGCGCCTTCTTGCCGATACCATGCTTTCCTTCCCCACGGTCGTGATAGGACTTCTCGTATACGCCATGCTTTCCCGCAGGGGACCCATGGGTGAAATGGAACTTCTGTTCAGTATTCCGGGCATTGCTGTAGGGCAGACCCTGCTTGGGTTGCCTATCGTCATCGCCATGATGGCTACGGCGGTGGAGAATCTCGACCTGCGTCTTAAGCAAACCCTGCTCACCCTTGGTGCGTCACATGGACAGATCTTGCGGACCATCCTTTGGGAGGCCCGTTACAGTCTTATCCTTGCTGCTGCAGCAGCTTACGGGCGTATTGTTTCTGAGATCGGTATTTCCATGATGGTCGGTGGAAACATCAAGTGGCATACCCGGACCATAACCACTGCCATTGCCCTTGAAACAGGCAAGGGGGAGTTTGCCATGGGTATCGCTCTCGGGCTGGTGCTTATGATTATTGCCTTTGCGGTTAACTATTCCATGTCCGGTGTCAGAAAAAGGGCGGGCCAGTAA
- a CDS encoding ABC transporter ATP-binding protein has protein sequence MKDLFRLENICQRYNGRQVLSLEKFSVGEGAIVGLAGHNGSGKSTLMRMLAFLESPESGKIFYDGSQVDEPDLSLRREVTMLTQEPYLLKRSVEANVSYGLELRGERNIHDRVCDSMIQVGLDPDKFLHRNWFELSGGEAQRVALAARLVLNPRVLLLDEPTASLDFESTQLIHKASVSAREEQGTTLVIVSHDHLWLEEVSDTIYRLENGQLAG, from the coding sequence ATGAAGGATTTGTTCAGGCTTGAAAATATCTGCCAGCGCTATAATGGCCGGCAGGTTCTCTCCCTTGAAAAATTTTCAGTCGGCGAAGGGGCGATTGTCGGTTTGGCCGGGCATAACGGCAGCGGCAAGAGTACCCTGATGCGTATGCTGGCTTTTCTGGAAAGTCCGGAATCCGGTAAAATTTTTTATGACGGCAGCCAGGTCGATGAACCGGATTTGAGCTTGCGACGCGAAGTTACTATGCTTACCCAAGAGCCATATCTGCTTAAAAGGTCGGTGGAAGCAAATGTTTCATACGGCCTTGAGCTTCGTGGTGAAAGAAATATTCACGACAGGGTCTGCGATTCCATGATTCAGGTTGGTTTGGACCCGGACAAGTTTCTGCATCGCAACTGGTTTGAGCTTTCCGGCGGTGAGGCGCAGAGGGTTGCCCTTGCCGCGCGTCTTGTATTGAATCCACGGGTGCTGCTGCTTGATGAGCCAACAGCCAGCCTTGATTTTGAATCTACGCAACTAATCCATAAGGCTTCGGTTTCTGCCCGTGAAGAGCAAGGCACGACACTTGTTATTGTCAGCCATGATCATCTTTGGCTGGAAGAAGTCTCCGATACAATTTATCGCTTGGAAAACGGTCAACTGGCCGGTTGA
- the glgP gene encoding glycogen/starch/alpha-glucan family phosphorylase, protein MKRSSFKVQKKNDRKSLTEDIRNHVIYSLSKEVKDASEWDAGKALALALRDRLVERMIETRDRYRLVKAKRMYYFSIEYLLGRCLGNNLCNMEILDLCEDIFKDLGYDLDEVRASERDPALGNGGLGRLAACFLDSLATLDLPGCGYGIHYEYGLFRQSIHNGYQKELADYWMKEGMPLQVARPDQSVIVPLYGRVENAVTPSGDYLPMWVDWDDIIGVPYDIPVVGYGGKTVNYLRLFAARASENFDMDIFNHGDYIRAVQRKIESEMVSKVLYPTESVSFGKELRLVQEYFLVACGLRDITRRFLAQNKNFEEFANYVAIQLNDTHPALTVVELMRYLVDERRIEWEKAWEITSATCAYTNHTLLPEALELWSVSLIEKVLPRHLQIIYEINSRFLKKVESKYPGDNEKLRRMSLICEDGTKKVRMANLAVVGSHSVNGVSELHSELVKTRLFPDFYDFTPKKFNNKTNGVTPRRWMLKANPALSSLLTDTLGNGWITDLNELHKLEEHINDSEFRSRFMEAKRANKIKLGNFINATLDVNIPPEAIFDIQAKRIHEYKRQLLNILHVIHLYLELVDNDVEPSCSRAFLFAGKAAPGYWEAKQIIKLIHSVANVVNNDPRAEGLLKVAFLPDYRVSLAEKIIPACDVSEQISTAGTEASGTGNMKFAMNGALTVGTYDGANIEMLEEVGQDNFYLFGLKQEEVEKALREGSYHPREIYNHSPEIRQVFTALLENRFSSNEPDLFRWLVDKLLTDNEQYMHLADFKSYSDVQKRIDRDYAEREIWSAKAILNTARMGKFSTDRTMLEYAEDIWKIKAVKS, encoded by the coding sequence ATGAAAAGAAGCAGCTTCAAGGTCCAGAAGAAAAATGACCGCAAGAGCCTCACCGAGGACATCCGGAATCATGTGATCTATTCGTTGAGTAAAGAAGTTAAGGATGCCAGCGAATGGGACGCGGGCAAGGCTCTTGCCCTTGCCCTGCGGGACAGGCTGGTTGAACGGATGATCGAAACCCGTGACCGCTATCGGCTGGTGAAAGCCAAGCGGATGTATTATTTTTCCATTGAGTACTTGCTGGGCCGTTGTCTCGGTAACAACCTGTGTAACATGGAGATTCTAGATCTCTGTGAGGATATTTTCAAGGACCTCGGTTACGATCTGGACGAAGTCAGGGCCAGCGAACGCGATCCCGCTCTCGGTAACGGGGGATTGGGCAGACTGGCGGCCTGCTTCCTCGATTCTCTGGCTACTCTTGATCTGCCCGGCTGCGGTTACGGAATTCATTACGAGTATGGTTTGTTTCGGCAATCCATCCACAACGGTTATCAAAAGGAGCTTGCGGATTACTGGATGAAGGAAGGGATGCCCTTGCAGGTTGCCCGTCCTGACCAGTCGGTTATTGTCCCTCTTTACGGTAGGGTGGAAAATGCGGTTACCCCCAGTGGAGATTACCTGCCTATGTGGGTGGACTGGGATGATATTATAGGAGTTCCTTATGATATCCCCGTAGTAGGTTACGGCGGAAAGACCGTAAACTACCTACGTCTATTTGCGGCAAGGGCTTCTGAAAATTTCGACATGGATATCTTTAATCATGGCGACTACATCAGGGCAGTGCAACGCAAGATCGAATCAGAAATGGTCTCAAAGGTTCTTTACCCCACGGAATCCGTTTCTTTCGGTAAAGAATTAAGGCTGGTTCAGGAATACTTCCTCGTAGCTTGCGGATTGCGGGATATTACCCGCCGGTTCTTAGCCCAGAACAAGAATTTTGAAGAGTTTGCAAATTATGTTGCCATTCAGCTTAACGATACCCATCCGGCCCTGACTGTTGTGGAGTTGATGCGCTATCTTGTGGATGAAAGGCGCATTGAATGGGAGAAGGCTTGGGAAATAACCAGTGCTACCTGCGCATATACCAACCATACCTTGCTCCCGGAAGCTTTGGAATTGTGGTCGGTTTCCTTGATTGAAAAGGTTCTGCCGCGCCATTTACAGATCATTTATGAAATTAACAGCCGTTTTTTGAAAAAGGTTGAGAGCAAGTATCCCGGTGATAATGAAAAATTGAGACGCATGTCCCTTATCTGTGAAGACGGGACCAAGAAAGTGCGCATGGCCAATCTCGCGGTGGTCGGTTCCCATTCGGTAAACGGGGTTTCCGAATTGCATTCCGAGTTGGTTAAGACCCGTTTGTTTCCTGACTTTTATGATTTTACCCCGAAGAAATTCAACAACAAGACTAACGGGGTGACTCCGCGACGTTGGATGCTTAAGGCCAATCCCGCTCTTTCATCATTGCTTACCGATACGCTGGGGAACGGGTGGATTACTGACTTGAATGAGCTGCATAAACTGGAAGAGCACATCAACGACAGTGAGTTCCGTTCAAGGTTCATGGAAGCCAAGCGAGCCAATAAGATCAAGCTGGGCAATTTCATAAATGCTACCTTGGACGTTAATATTCCTCCGGAGGCTATTTTCGATATTCAGGCCAAGCGTATTCATGAGTATAAGCGCCAACTGCTGAATATTTTACACGTAATTCATCTCTACCTTGAGCTGGTGGATAATGATGTTGAGCCTTCATGTTCACGGGCTTTTCTTTTTGCTGGTAAGGCTGCTCCCGGTTACTGGGAGGCCAAGCAGATTATCAAGCTTATTCATTCCGTAGCCAATGTGGTCAATAATGATCCGCGTGCGGAAGGCTTGCTTAAGGTTGCTTTTCTGCCTGATTACAGAGTTTCCCTTGCGGAGAAGATAATTCCTGCCTGCGATGTCAGCGAGCAGATTTCAACTGCCGGAACCGAGGCCTCCGGTACTGGAAATATGAAATTTGCCATGAACGGCGCTTTGACTGTCGGCACTTACGATGGCGCAAATATTGAGATGCTGGAAGAGGTGGGACAAGATAATTTCTATCTGTTCGGATTGAAGCAGGAAGAGGTGGAAAAGGCTTTGCGGGAAGGAAGCTATCATCCCCGTGAAATATACAACCACAGTCCGGAAATACGGCAGGTTTTTACCGCCTTATTGGAAAACAGGTTTTCATCCAATGAACCGGACCTGTTCCGCTGGCTGGTCGATAAGCTGCTGACTGATAATGAGCAGTATATGCATCTGGCTGATTTCAAATCATACAGTGATGTCCAGAAACGGATCGACAGGGATTATGCTGAAAGGGAAATCTGGTCCGCCAAGGCAATTTTGAATACTGCGCGCATGGGTAAGTTCTCAACTGACCGGACCATGCTGGAATATGCTGAAGATATCTGGAAAATTAAGGCTGTGAAGTCATAA
- a CDS encoding Hpt domain-containing protein, which translates to MRKLLQADQLKEAGDKAHTLKGSAANISANELAMAALELEKSCKSDLKEDAEIALEKTTEKLTLLCEDVALLEKDFN; encoded by the coding sequence ATGCGAAAACTGCTGCAAGCCGATCAGCTCAAGGAAGCCGGAGACAAAGCGCACACCTTGAAAGGATCAGCCGCAAACATCTCCGCAAATGAATTGGCTATGGCTGCCCTTGAACTGGAGAAAAGCTGCAAATCAGACCTGAAAGAAGATGCTGAAATCGCCCTTGAAAAAACAACTGAAAAACTCACTCTTCTTTGCGAGGATGTTGCCCTTCTTGAAAAAGATTTTAATTAA
- a CDS encoding response regulator gives MLKIDKVQTRIGVLIVAISLISFIVSGAYDYSSMRRDMLDELNQKADGLVERLSESLITPLWNVDQAAINRILLSEMNDKRIKAILVTEDNGNNVFAGKMRDETWNIINFKSWPIGKFVKRKTEISIMNQPIGAVEIFLSPKFIDDELYQSLLNSLLRTMLLVILINLALFVTMRRILISPITKLSQTARQISLDKNYSSRVQIECRGEMESLVKNFNNMLQQIEEQDLKLKQYSGQLQEKIHQSNKNLEKSYRELKIINRELEVAKDEAEAASKSKSEFMANVSHEIRTPMNAIIGMADLTMETDLSSKQREFIKIIISSGKVLLRLINDILDFSKIEAGKLSLEEVNFNLHQLIHDISDLFVEQMVASQTELVIDIRPGVPQRIIGDPLRLRQVLVNITANAFKFTSKGEIIITVSADQINATKSEIVFAIKDTGIGIPEEVQPHLFEAFKQADGSTTRKYGGTGLGLSISKRIVNLMGGNIWFRSRPEDGSTFFFTITPNVAVETSLIEFEIPQELRNKPVLVVDDNFAVRSVLVRYLKQFGFQPTSVASAEEGIKLIEEKKDDQFKMLIIDLKLPGMNGDEASIEIRKTYSKEELPILMITATELNTALSKAQKAQINRMISKPLKQATLFNSIMETFGYDVPQEYSYEPSKPIKDEFKSYRLLLVEDNPINQQVAEQILEPTGIEIASAPNGAEAVRMVQEAGYDIVLMDIQMPEMDGYEATTIIRNDLKMKNLPIIAMTAHAMRGDKEKCIASGMDDYIPKPIDKEQMISIIRNHLKQEKKTKQPAASSPKEEPSTTQRDDTQYREINVSEVLERIGGDMGILVSILRNFRSTTKISLQKCENCCKPISSRKPETKRTP, from the coding sequence TTGTTAAAAATAGATAAAGTACAAACCAGAATCGGAGTTCTGATCGTAGCTATTTCCCTAATTTCATTCATTGTTTCCGGGGCATACGATTACAGTTCCATGCGTAGAGACATGCTCGATGAACTCAACCAAAAGGCTGACGGGCTTGTTGAGAGGCTTTCCGAATCCCTGATTACTCCACTCTGGAATGTTGACCAGGCTGCTATCAACCGTATCCTGCTCTCGGAAATGAACGACAAGCGTATCAAGGCCATTCTGGTTACCGAAGACAACGGCAACAATGTTTTTGCCGGAAAGATGCGTGACGAAACGTGGAACATAATCAACTTCAAAAGCTGGCCCATCGGCAAATTCGTTAAACGCAAAACTGAAATTTCAATCATGAACCAGCCCATCGGGGCTGTGGAAATCTTTCTTTCCCCTAAATTCATTGATGATGAGCTATATCAATCGCTCCTCAATTCACTGCTGCGCACCATGCTGCTGGTTATCCTGATTAACCTTGCACTGTTTGTAACCATGCGCAGGATTCTCATTTCCCCCATAACCAAATTAAGCCAGACCGCCAGACAGATTTCGCTGGATAAAAACTACAGTTCACGGGTGCAAATCGAGTGCAGGGGTGAAATGGAAAGCCTCGTCAAAAACTTCAACAATATGCTGCAGCAGATTGAAGAGCAGGACCTTAAGCTCAAACAATATAGCGGACAGTTGCAGGAAAAAATCCATCAAAGCAATAAAAACCTTGAAAAAAGTTATCGCGAGCTGAAAATCATCAACCGTGAACTGGAGGTCGCCAAGGATGAAGCTGAGGCTGCGTCCAAATCCAAAAGTGAATTCATGGCCAATGTCAGCCATGAAATCCGCACTCCCATGAATGCCATCATCGGTATGGCCGACCTGACTATGGAGACCGATCTTTCTTCCAAGCAACGGGAATTCATAAAAATCATTATCAGTTCGGGTAAAGTTCTGCTGCGGCTGATAAACGATATTCTCGACTTCTCGAAAATAGAAGCCGGAAAACTCAGCCTCGAAGAGGTTAATTTCAACCTGCACCAGCTCATTCATGACATCAGCGATCTTTTTGTCGAACAAATGGTCGCCTCACAGACGGAACTGGTTATTGATATCCGGCCCGGCGTGCCTCAACGCATCATCGGTGACCCCTTGCGACTGCGTCAGGTTCTGGTCAACATCACTGCCAATGCTTTTAAATTTACCAGCAAAGGCGAAATCATCATTACTGTTTCAGCAGACCAGATAAATGCCACCAAATCTGAAATTGTATTTGCCATCAAAGATACAGGGATTGGAATACCTGAAGAAGTGCAACCCCATCTTTTTGAAGCCTTCAAGCAGGCGGACGGTTCCACGACACGCAAATACGGGGGAACAGGACTGGGTCTTTCCATCTCCAAACGCATTGTTAATCTCATGGGCGGAAACATCTGGTTCCGCAGCAGGCCGGAAGACGGAAGTACATTTTTCTTCACCATCACTCCTAATGTAGCAGTGGAAACATCCCTGATTGAATTTGAAATTCCGCAGGAGCTGAGAAACAAACCTGTTCTGGTGGTAGACGATAACTTCGCAGTCCGCAGCGTGCTGGTACGCTATCTCAAACAATTCGGATTCCAGCCCACCAGTGTTGCCAGCGCGGAAGAAGGCATCAAACTTATTGAAGAAAAGAAAGATGACCAGTTCAAAATGCTCATCATTGACCTCAAACTGCCCGGCATGAACGGGGATGAAGCAAGTATTGAAATCCGCAAAACATACAGTAAAGAAGAACTCCCCATACTGATGATCACTGCCACAGAGCTTAATACAGCACTGAGTAAAGCCCAAAAAGCTCAAATAAACAGAATGATCAGCAAACCGCTCAAACAGGCCACCCTCTTTAATTCCATCATGGAAACTTTCGGCTATGATGTACCTCAAGAATACTCTTACGAACCTTCAAAGCCGATTAAAGATGAATTCAAATCCTATAGACTGCTTCTTGTTGAAGACAACCCCATAAACCAGCAGGTGGCGGAGCAAATACTGGAGCCCACCGGAATTGAAATTGCTTCAGCCCCTAATGGCGCGGAAGCTGTCAGAATGGTGCAGGAAGCAGGCTATGACATCGTTCTTATGGATATCCAGATGCCGGAAATGGACGGGTATGAGGCAACAACCATAATCCGTAATGACCTGAAAATGAAAAATCTGCCGATCATCGCCATGACAGCACACGCCATGCGCGGCGACAAAGAGAAATGCATTGCTTCCGGCATGGACGATTATATTCCCAAACCTATCGATAAAGAGCAGATGATCAGTATCATCCGCAACCACCTGAAGCAGGAGAAAAAGACGAAACAGCCTGCCGCTTCCTCACCAAAAGAAGAGCCATCCACCACGCAGAGGGATGACACACAATACCGGGAAATAAATGTTTCCGAAGTTCTGGAACGAATTGGCGGAGATATGGGAATCCTGGTCAGCATCCTGCGCAACTTCAGGAGTACAACAAAGATTTCACTGCAGAAATGCGAAAACTGCTGCAAGCCGATCAGCTCAAGGAAGCCGGAGACAAAGCGCACACCTTGA
- a CDS encoding NAD+ synthase, protein MKIALLQLNLTVGDLEGNVELILDGVKRAAERGARLCLTSELALTGYPPRDLLLNADFVSRCREAVSEISRRMPEGMALLAGGVDLNHEGIGNPLRNAAWLIEHGAVPKVFYKWLLPTYDVFDEQRYFEPAENINFFEFDGLKIGVTICEDVWNDRENHNGRRYGSNPIPQIMDMNPDVLVNLSASPFSIGKQRTREKLLGDIASKYKVPVFYANQVGGNDDLVFDGRSCAFNTDGDLVARGHGFKEDVVIVESDCSAGRIEEDDFCEEAEAWQAMVLGLRDYLGKTGFSKVVLGLSGGIDSALTAAVAAEALGAENVTGVLMPSPYSSKGSVDDSLDLVKNIGINCTTIPIDKLMNQFEKALAPTFEGLPANVTEENIQSRIRGNLVMAISNKMGALLVTTGNKSELAVGYCTIYGDMAGGLAVISDLYKTLVFRVCRWLNEQGRGEIIPVAIIEKPPSAELRPGQKDEDSLPPYDVLDRIIELRVEGHKAESEIIAETGFEAETVQHVLRLIRISEFKRKQAAPGLKITSRAFGTGWRMPIACRFTG, encoded by the coding sequence ATGAAAATAGCCCTGTTGCAGCTCAACCTGACAGTTGGCGATCTTGAAGGAAACGTGGAACTCATCCTTGATGGAGTTAAAAGGGCCGCTGAACGCGGTGCAAGACTTTGCCTGACCTCTGAACTTGCCCTGACCGGTTATCCTCCGCGCGACCTGCTGCTCAATGCGGATTTTGTCAGCCGTTGTCGAGAAGCTGTTTCTGAAATTTCCCGACGCATGCCTGAGGGCATGGCTCTTCTGGCAGGTGGAGTTGATCTCAACCATGAGGGAATTGGTAATCCTCTGCGCAACGCCGCATGGCTGATCGAACATGGAGCTGTCCCAAAAGTTTTTTATAAATGGTTGCTGCCAACCTATGATGTATTTGATGAGCAGCGTTATTTTGAACCTGCTGAAAATATAAATTTCTTTGAGTTTGACGGGCTGAAAATCGGGGTGACTATCTGTGAAGATGTCTGGAACGATCGTGAAAACCATAATGGAAGGCGTTACGGAAGTAATCCCATTCCGCAGATTATGGATATGAATCCAGATGTTCTGGTCAACCTTTCCGCTTCGCCTTTCAGCATAGGCAAGCAGCGGACTCGTGAAAAGTTGCTCGGCGATATTGCTTCAAAGTACAAGGTTCCGGTTTTCTATGCCAATCAGGTGGGCGGCAATGATGATCTTGTCTTTGACGGACGCAGCTGCGCTTTTAATACCGACGGCGATCTGGTTGCGCGCGGGCACGGCTTCAAGGAAGACGTGGTTATTGTTGAATCTGATTGTTCTGCCGGACGCATTGAGGAAGACGATTTTTGCGAAGAAGCCGAGGCATGGCAGGCCATGGTTCTCGGATTGCGTGATTATCTCGGCAAGACCGGCTTCAGTAAAGTTGTGCTTGGTCTTTCTGGAGGTATTGATTCAGCCCTGACCGCTGCGGTTGCTGCTGAGGCCCTCGGTGCCGAGAATGTAACCGGGGTGCTTATGCCGTCCCCTTACTCCAGCAAGGGCAGCGTTGATGACTCTCTTGATCTGGTGAAAAATATCGGCATCAATTGCACAACCATCCCCATCGACAAACTCATGAACCAATTTGAGAAGGCCCTCGCGCCGACTTTTGAAGGATTGCCCGCCAACGTTACTGAAGAGAATATCCAGTCCCGTATCCGTGGAAATCTTGTCATGGCTATTTCAAACAAGATGGGCGCGTTGCTGGTCACCACCGGAAACAAAAGTGAACTGGCAGTAGGTTATTGCACCATATACGGTGATATGGCTGGCGGTCTGGCTGTAATATCAGACCTGTACAAGACCCTTGTCTTTCGGGTCTGCCGCTGGCTGAACGAGCAGGGCAGGGGCGAGATTATCCCGGTGGCGATTATCGAGAAACCGCCGTCCGCAGAACTGCGTCCGGGCCAGAAGGATGAGGATTCTCTTCCCCCATATGATGTTCTGGACCGGATCATCGAACTGCGGGTTGAAGGACACAAGGCAGAGAGTGAAATCATTGCTGAAACCGGATTTGAAGCCGAGACTGTTCAGCATGTGCTACGGTTAATCAGGATTTCAGAGTTCAAGCGCAAGCAGGCCGCGCCGGGGCTTAAGATAACTTCAAGAGCCTTCGGTACAGGATGGCGGATGCCCATTGCATGCAGGTTTACCGGATAG
- a CDS encoding response regulator, whose translation MGRSKNILFIDNDKEQLRMLDKQLSALKKRWQVDYASNKEEAMEQLRTRPYDIIAMELNVDGFEGDELLDEIKYRQPGSIRFIISESVNSENYLKFVKYAHQFITKPYTQSELIGKIKKSLRLKNIFLNERAAKGIASIEELPTMPELFLKLERELNKEDVLISNIGKMIGEDMSMTAGLLKLVNSPFFGLYSKVTNPEQAVTLLGLDNLKGLVLGIHLFNSTKNTKFDFSIEELGKHCQYTALMARSIIKAEGGSNEQAEHTFLAGFLHDIGKLVLATSYPDEYSTILSIVRETNIPVPEAEKDILGFTHAEIGAYLLAIWGFDEDIIEAIYCHHKPQRLGSVDLSPAVAIHVANSFDHELRVKNSEYAPHLLSAEWLEQNEFSSKLPEWLQICAETMEEDAKEN comes from the coding sequence ATGGGACGCTCTAAGAACATACTTTTTATCGACAACGATAAAGAACAGCTGAGAATGCTTGATAAACAACTGAGTGCTTTAAAAAAGCGCTGGCAGGTTGATTACGCTTCAAACAAAGAAGAAGCCATGGAACAGCTTAGGACAAGACCTTATGATATCATTGCCATGGAACTTAATGTCGATGGATTCGAGGGAGATGAACTCCTTGATGAAATCAAATACCGCCAGCCCGGAAGTATCAGGTTCATTATTTCCGAGTCGGTAAATTCAGAGAACTACCTTAAGTTTGTTAAATACGCCCACCAATTCATTACCAAGCCGTATACCCAATCGGAGTTGATCGGAAAAATAAAAAAAAGCCTGCGTCTTAAAAACATCTTTCTTAACGAACGTGCGGCAAAAGGTATTGCTTCAATTGAAGAACTCCCCACCATGCCGGAACTATTCCTCAAGCTTGAAAGAGAGTTGAACAAAGAAGATGTGCTGATCAGCAATATCGGTAAAATGATCGGAGAAGACATGAGCATGACCGCCGGGCTGCTCAAGCTGGTAAATTCGCCATTTTTCGGTCTCTATTCCAAAGTGACCAACCCGGAACAGGCTGTTACCCTACTGGGTTTGGACAACCTCAAAGGACTGGTGCTCGGAATTCATCTGTTCAACTCAACCAAAAATACCAAATTTGATTTTTCCATAGAAGAACTGGGCAAGCACTGCCAATATACAGCCCTCATGGCCCGATCCATCATCAAGGCTGAAGGCGGCAGCAATGAACAGGCCGAACATACCTTTCTTGCCGGCTTTCTGCATGACATAGGTAAACTGGTACTTGCAACATCATATCCGGATGAATACAGTACGATCCTGAGCATAGTGCGTGAAACCAATATTCCGGTACCTGAAGCGGAAAAAGATATTCTGGGATTCACCCATGCAGAAATTGGAGCCTACCTGCTGGCTATCTGGGGATTTGACGAAGACATAATTGAAGCCATTTACTGCCACCACAAGCCACAACGACTGGGCAGCGTTGACTTAAGCCCCGCCGTAGCCATCCATGTCGCGAATTCATTTGACCATGAGTTACGGGTCAAAAACAGTGAATACGCTCCGCACCTGCTTTCTGCTGAATGGCTTGAACAAAATGAATTCAGCTCCAAACTTCCAGAGTGGCTGCAAATTTGCGCAGAAACAATGGAAGAGGATGCAAAAGAAAATTAA